The proteins below are encoded in one region of Streptomyces roseirectus:
- a CDS encoding alpha/beta fold hydrolase — protein sequence MLRWRRLFRPLAALALAAVAVTVPASGARAEGSAGVSSGWNDYSCKPSAAHPRPVVLVHGTLANSVDNWLGLAPYLEGRGYCVFALDYGQLAGVPLIHGLGPIDKSAEQLSAYVDRVLAATGAKKVDVVGHSQGGMMPRYYLKFLGGAAKVNALVAIAPSNRGTTLSGLTNLLPYFPGAREWLNLNTPALAQQITGSDFLTKLNAGGDTVPGVQYTVLATKYDEVVTPYQSQFLTGANVKNVLLQDLCPLDLSEHALIGLTDRITFHEVANALDPARATRTTCASVFS from the coding sequence ATGCTGCGTTGGAGACGTCTGTTCAGACCGCTGGCCGCGTTGGCGTTGGCGGCTGTCGCCGTCACTGTTCCCGCTTCCGGTGCGCGGGCCGAGGGCTCGGCCGGCGTCAGCAGTGGGTGGAACGATTACTCGTGCAAGCCGTCGGCCGCGCATCCGCGGCCGGTTGTTCTGGTCCATGGGACGCTTGCGAACTCCGTGGACAACTGGCTCGGTCTCGCGCCGTATCTGGAAGGGCGCGGGTACTGCGTGTTCGCCCTGGATTATGGGCAGTTGGCGGGTGTGCCGCTGATTCATGGGCTCGGGCCGATCGACAAGTCGGCGGAGCAGTTGTCGGCGTACGTCGACAGGGTGCTGGCCGCGACCGGCGCGAAGAAGGTGGACGTCGTCGGGCACTCGCAGGGCGGGATGATGCCCCGGTACTACCTGAAGTTCCTCGGCGGGGCGGCGAAGGTGAACGCGCTCGTCGCGATCGCCCCCAGCAACCGGGGGACGACCCTCAGCGGACTCACCAACCTCCTCCCCTACTTCCCCGGCGCCCGCGAATGGCTCAACCTCAACACCCCCGCGCTCGCCCAGCAGATCACCGGCTCCGACTTCCTGACGAAGCTCAACGCCGGCGGTGACACGGTCCCCGGCGTCCAGTACACCGTCCTCGCCACGAAGTACGACGAGGTCGTCACGCCCTACCAGTCCCAGTTCCTCACCGGCGCCAACGTCAAGAACGTCCTCCTCCAGGACCTCTGCCCCCTCGACCTCTCCGAGCACGCGCTGATCGGCCTCACCGACCGCATCACGTTCCACGAGGTCGCCAACGCGCTCGACCCGGCACGGGCCACGCGGACGACGTGCGCGTCGGTCTTCAGCTGA
- a CDS encoding class I SAM-dependent methyltransferase, translating into MSDLRGGAVAGGVDWDLAAGAFDEEADHGLRDPEVRAAWADRMAAWLPPNAADVLDLGCGTGSLSLLAAERGHRVTGVDRSPAMLDLARAKLAAYDAEFLLGDAQEPPVGTARFDVVLVRHVLWALPDPARALANWRALLREGGRMVLVEGVWGSVTPVGIPAERVVELVEGGGGSARVERLDGDDRLWGGAVDDVRYVVVATV; encoded by the coding sequence ATGAGTGATCTACGTGGTGGTGCGGTGGCGGGCGGGGTCGACTGGGACCTCGCCGCGGGGGCCTTCGACGAGGAGGCGGATCACGGGCTGCGGGACCCCGAGGTGCGCGCGGCCTGGGCGGACCGGATGGCCGCGTGGCTGCCGCCGAACGCCGCTGACGTGCTCGATCTCGGCTGCGGCACCGGCAGCCTGTCGCTGCTCGCGGCCGAACGGGGGCATCGGGTGACCGGTGTGGACCGCTCCCCGGCGATGCTCGACCTCGCCCGCGCCAAACTCGCCGCGTACGACGCCGAGTTCCTGCTCGGGGACGCGCAGGAGCCCCCGGTGGGAACGGCCCGGTTCGACGTCGTCCTCGTCCGGCACGTCCTGTGGGCGCTGCCCGATCCCGCGCGGGCGCTGGCGAACTGGCGGGCGCTGCTGCGGGAGGGCGGGCGGATGGTGCTGGTCGAGGGGGTGTGGGGGTCGGTCACACCGGTGGGGATCCCGGCGGAACGGGTGGTCGAGCTGGTGGAGGGAGGTGGGGGGAGTGCTCGGGTGGAGCGGTTGGACGGCGATGATCGGCTGTGGGGTGGTGCTGTGGATGACGTCCGGTATGTGGTGGTGGCGACGGTGTGA
- a CDS encoding DUF402 domain-containing protein encodes MTGTADRNAARLDVVLVKAGVTKIRYPADLLADDGTRVTVRAPWAGAGTRDFGFVRFEPGDVFTEHYWRDRWYAIKEVRAADGTLKGWYCDITRPAVRTGDTLTVEDLDLDLWLNATRTDVRRLDEDEFEASGLRTRDPVAASAATRALDELEAHARTEGGLAGLLA; translated from the coding sequence ATGACTGGCACGGCCGACCGGAACGCCGCCCGCCTGGACGTCGTCCTCGTCAAAGCCGGTGTCACGAAGATCCGCTACCCCGCCGACCTCCTCGCCGACGACGGCACCCGCGTCACCGTCCGCGCCCCCTGGGCCGGCGCGGGCACCCGTGACTTCGGCTTCGTCCGTTTCGAGCCCGGTGACGTGTTCACCGAGCACTACTGGCGCGACCGCTGGTACGCGATCAAGGAGGTCCGCGCCGCCGACGGCACCCTCAAGGGCTGGTACTGCGACATCACCCGCCCCGCCGTCCGCACCGGCGACACCCTCACCGTCGAAGACCTCGACCTCGACCTCTGGCTGAACGCCACCCGCACCGACGTCCGCCGCCTGGACGAGGACGAGTTCGAGGCCAGCGGCCTGCGCACCCGTGACCCGGTCGCGGCGTCGGCCGCGACCCGCGCACTGGACGAACTGGAGGCGCACGCGCGCACGGAGGGCGGTCTGGCGGGGCTGCTGGCGTAG
- a CDS encoding GNAT family N-acetyltransferase, producing MTITVRDLRPDAPADLEGFCRVRDAALPFLLFTPASVAHEITHTHPDARARKLVAEQDGVIVGTAQLGLAHDAPEPGKGFLNVYVDPAHEGKGAGTALRKAAEEYLTGLGATHLYAWTLDAPRNRAYAQRAGYRASRSAHFLRLDLTTASLAPLPERLPPGVELRTGADFAADPRPLFVLDTEVTADEPSDVGAEFTDYEAWVAENWRHPLLDLDLTVVAVVDGQPAAFSVAHTDGAGRYHTAMTGTARAHRGKGLAKLAKNASLHRARAAGCTVALTGNDTDNGPMLAINKWFGYEICATEVRYVRDVA from the coding sequence ATGACCATCACCGTACGAGACCTCCGCCCCGACGCGCCCGCCGACCTCGAAGGCTTCTGCCGGGTCCGCGACGCCGCCCTCCCGTTCCTCCTGTTCACCCCCGCCTCGGTGGCCCACGAAATCACCCACACCCACCCGGACGCGCGTGCGCGCAAGCTGGTCGCCGAACAGGACGGCGTCATCGTCGGCACCGCCCAGCTCGGCCTCGCCCACGACGCCCCGGAGCCCGGCAAGGGCTTCCTGAACGTGTACGTCGACCCGGCGCACGAGGGCAAAGGCGCGGGCACGGCCCTGCGCAAGGCGGCGGAGGAGTACCTGACGGGCCTCGGCGCGACACATCTCTACGCGTGGACCCTCGACGCGCCCCGCAACCGCGCGTACGCGCAGCGCGCCGGGTACCGTGCCAGCCGCTCGGCCCACTTCCTGCGCCTCGACCTGACGACGGCGTCCCTCGCGCCGCTGCCCGAGCGCCTTCCGCCGGGCGTCGAGCTGCGGACGGGCGCCGACTTCGCCGCCGACCCGCGCCCCCTGTTCGTCCTCGACACCGAGGTGACGGCCGACGAACCGAGCGACGTGGGCGCCGAGTTCACCGACTACGAGGCGTGGGTCGCGGAGAACTGGCGCCACCCCCTGCTGGACCTCGATCTGACGGTCGTCGCCGTGGTCGACGGGCAGCCGGCCGCGTTCAGCGTCGCCCACACCGACGGTGCCGGCCGCTACCACACCGCCATGACCGGCACGGCCCGCGCCCACCGCGGCAAGGGTCTCGCCAAACTCGCCAAGAACGCCTCCCTGCACCGCGCCCGCGCGGCCGGCTGCACGGTCGCCCTCACCGGCAACGACACGGACAACGGTCCGATGCTCGCGATCAACAAGTGGTTCGGGTACGAGATCTGCGCGACGGAGGTGCGCTATGTCCGCGACGTCGCCTGA
- a CDS encoding GntR family transcriptional regulator: protein MTLQIDIVEGVAPYEQVRAQISERARTGALPVGYRLPTVRALAESLGLAANTVAKAYRALETDGVIETRGRNGTYIAAAGAAAEQELAAAAQAYVERARRLGFGEEAVVGAVGEAVRAAYGG from the coding sequence ATGACCTTGCAGATCGACATCGTCGAGGGCGTCGCGCCCTACGAGCAGGTACGCGCGCAGATCTCCGAGCGGGCCCGGACCGGGGCGTTGCCCGTGGGGTACCGGCTGCCCACCGTCCGCGCCCTCGCCGAGTCCCTGGGGCTCGCCGCCAACACCGTCGCCAAGGCGTACCGGGCGCTGGAGACGGACGGCGTGATCGAGACGCGGGGGCGCAACGGGACGTACATCGCGGCGGCCGGGGCGGCCGCGGAGCAGGAGTTGGCGGCTGCCGCGCAGGCGTATGTGGAGCGGGCGCGGCGGTTGGGGTTCGGGGAGGAGGCGGTGGTGGGGGCCGTGGGGGAGGCGGTGCGGGCGGCGTACGGGGGGTGA
- a CDS encoding DUF5925 domain-containing protein: MSDQSPHDALPIRLTVDDSDSPSDVVDVLFLGRFATGEQPYSHAANIDRVRAGATLLPPGAKVLRIARDDDRSATLAEGEGWTLLISRWNRGADVTVTATSPELAEKVLGEATDGAADEPEPQPEAVTMGFWYASPRRGPYRTTRQISAGTWEEVRANYTAPVADAMDGLMRTTPEDIAGRLLLLHGPPGTGKTSALRTLARTWRDWCQVDCVLDPERLFSDVGYLMDIAIGEDDPGGKSRWRLLLLEDCDELIRGEAKHTAGQALSRLLNLTDGLLGQGRNVLVGITTNEDLERLHPAVVRPGRCLARVEVGPLTRPEAVSWLGTEDGIGRDGATLAELYALRRGTSPTSLPEPRGNAEAGLYL; this comes from the coding sequence ATGTCTGACCAGAGCCCGCACGACGCCCTGCCGATCCGGCTCACCGTCGACGACTCCGACTCGCCGTCCGACGTCGTGGACGTCCTGTTCCTGGGCCGGTTCGCGACCGGCGAGCAGCCGTACTCGCACGCCGCGAACATCGACCGCGTCCGCGCGGGCGCGACCCTGCTCCCGCCCGGCGCCAAGGTCCTGCGGATCGCCCGCGACGACGACCGCAGCGCGACCCTCGCGGAGGGCGAGGGCTGGACCCTGCTGATCTCCCGCTGGAACCGGGGCGCGGACGTCACCGTCACCGCGACCTCGCCCGAACTCGCCGAGAAGGTCCTCGGCGAGGCGACCGACGGCGCGGCCGACGAGCCCGAACCGCAGCCCGAGGCCGTGACCATGGGTTTCTGGTACGCCTCCCCACGCCGGGGCCCCTACCGCACGACCCGCCAGATCTCCGCCGGCACCTGGGAGGAGGTCCGCGCCAACTACACCGCGCCCGTCGCCGACGCGATGGACGGCCTCATGCGGACCACCCCGGAGGACATCGCCGGCCGGCTGCTCCTCCTGCACGGCCCGCCCGGCACCGGCAAGACGTCCGCGCTGCGCACGCTCGCCCGGACCTGGCGCGACTGGTGCCAGGTGGACTGCGTCCTCGACCCCGAGCGGCTGTTCTCCGACGTCGGCTACCTCATGGACATCGCGATCGGCGAGGACGACCCGGGCGGCAAGTCCCGCTGGCGCCTGCTGCTCCTCGAAGACTGCGACGAACTGATCCGCGGCGAGGCGAAGCACACGGCGGGCCAGGCGCTCTCCCGGCTGCTCAACCTGACGGACGGTCTCCTCGGCCAGGGCCGCAACGTCCTCGTCGGCATCACGACCAACGAGGACCTCGAACGCCTGCACCCCGCCGTCGTCCGCCCCGGCCGCTGCCTCGCCCGCGTCGAGGTCGGCCCCCTCACCCGCCCGGAGGCCGTGTCCTGGCTCGGCACCGAGGACGGCATCGGCCGCGACGGCGCAACGCTGGCCGAGCTGTACGCCCTGCGCCGGGGCACCTCACCGACGTCGCTCCCGGAGCCGAGGGGGAACGCGGAGGCGGGGCTGTACCTGTGA
- a CDS encoding polysaccharide deacetylase family protein: MTDTRVPILMYHAIADQPSPATRELSVTPEAFAHQMDLIAARGRTPLTTAGLAAHWRTNRPLPPRPVLITFDDGYEGVHRHALPSLAGHGFPATLFVSTGWIKGAHDTGGALDTMLDWPQIRQLADADVEIGGHSHSHPQLDQLDDTSLRTELTRCRDLLADQLGAPPVSFAYPYGYSDRRVRAAVRESGFAQALAVGNALAHRAQGPYALRRVTVRRRTSAAEFARLLDGDSLTRTFAGDRALTKGYALVRGARKTARRAVGALS, translated from the coding sequence ATGACCGACACCCGCGTCCCCATCCTCATGTACCACGCGATCGCCGACCAACCCAGCCCGGCGACAAGGGAGTTGTCGGTCACCCCGGAGGCGTTCGCGCACCAGATGGACCTGATCGCCGCGCGCGGCCGCACCCCGCTCACCACGGCCGGCCTCGCGGCCCACTGGCGCACGAACCGCCCCCTGCCCCCACGCCCGGTCCTCATCACCTTCGACGACGGCTACGAGGGCGTCCACCGCCACGCCCTCCCGTCCCTCGCCGGGCACGGCTTCCCCGCGACCCTGTTCGTCTCCACCGGCTGGATCAAGGGCGCGCACGACACCGGCGGCGCCCTCGACACCATGCTGGACTGGCCCCAGATCCGCCAACTCGCCGACGCGGACGTCGAGATCGGCGGCCACAGCCACTCCCACCCCCAGCTCGACCAGCTCGACGACACGTCCCTGCGCACCGAGCTGACCCGCTGCCGGGACCTCCTCGCGGACCAACTCGGCGCGCCGCCCGTGTCGTTCGCCTACCCGTACGGCTACTCCGACCGCCGGGTCCGCGCCGCCGTCCGGGAGAGCGGGTTCGCCCAGGCGCTGGCCGTGGGCAACGCGCTGGCCCACCGCGCGCAGGGGCCGTACGCCCTGCGCCGGGTGACCGTCCGCCGGCGCACCTCGGCCGCCGAGTTCGCCCGCCTCCTCGACGGCGACTCCCTCACCCGGACCTTCGCCGGCGACCGCGCGCTGACCAAGGGGTACGCGTTGGTGCGGGGGGCCCGCAAGACGGCGAGGAGGGCGGTGGGGGCGCTGAGTTGA
- a CDS encoding glycosyltransferase family 2 protein, translated as MTPLDISVVICVYTEDRWDDVLAAVSSVRAQSRPAREILLVVDHNPALLARLALEYGETSEVRVLPNAGPRGLSAGRNTGIAASTGEIIAFLDDDAVAERDWLRRFADPYSDPRVLAVGGRCEPVWSSGRRPTWFPEEFDWVVGCSYRGLPPGRVRVRNILGGNASFRRGAFDLVGGFASGIGRDGDKRPMGGEETELCIRLGHMRPDAILLVDDRAVIHHKVPAAREHFAYFRTRTYAEGLSKALVARSVGAGKGLESERRYTTRVLPAGVARGLRDALRARPGGAQRAGAIIAGVLTAATGYVVGAVRARRQGTTFAVVPIDTATAVAGEAVEIASRSTPGCGDDPIEDAA; from the coding sequence GTGACCCCGCTCGACATCTCGGTGGTGATCTGCGTCTACACCGAGGACCGCTGGGACGACGTCCTCGCGGCGGTCTCCTCGGTGCGGGCGCAGAGCCGGCCGGCCCGGGAGATCCTGCTGGTCGTCGACCACAACCCGGCGCTCCTGGCACGCCTGGCCCTGGAGTACGGGGAGACCTCGGAGGTACGGGTCCTCCCCAACGCCGGGCCGCGCGGCCTGTCCGCCGGGCGCAACACCGGGATCGCCGCCTCGACCGGCGAGATCATCGCCTTCCTCGACGACGACGCCGTGGCCGAACGGGACTGGCTGCGCCGGTTCGCCGACCCGTACAGCGACCCCCGGGTCCTGGCGGTCGGCGGGCGCTGCGAGCCCGTCTGGTCCTCGGGGCGCCGGCCCACCTGGTTCCCGGAGGAGTTCGACTGGGTGGTGGGCTGCTCCTACCGGGGTCTGCCGCCCGGCCGGGTCCGGGTGCGCAACATCCTCGGCGGCAACGCCTCCTTCCGGCGCGGCGCGTTCGACCTCGTCGGCGGGTTCGCCAGCGGCATCGGACGCGACGGCGACAAGCGGCCGATGGGCGGCGAGGAGACCGAACTGTGCATCAGGCTCGGCCACATGAGACCCGACGCGATCCTCCTCGTCGACGACCGGGCCGTCATCCACCACAAAGTCCCCGCGGCCCGCGAGCACTTCGCCTACTTCCGCACCCGCACCTACGCCGAGGGCCTGTCCAAGGCGCTGGTCGCCCGCAGCGTCGGCGCCGGCAAGGGCCTGGAGTCCGAACGCCGGTACACGACACGGGTGTTGCCCGCCGGAGTCGCCCGCGGCCTGCGCGACGCCCTGCGGGCCCGCCCCGGCGGAGCCCAGCGCGCGGGGGCGATCATCGCCGGGGTACTGACCGCCGCGACCGGCTACGTCGTCGGCGCGGTACGGGCCCGGCGGCAGGGGACGACGTTCGCGGTGGTCCCGATCGACACGGCAACGGCGGTGGCCGGCGAGGCAGTCGAGATCGCGTCACGGAGCACGCCCGGCTGTGGCGACGACCCCATCGAGGACGCCGCATGA
- a CDS encoding S8 family peptidase: MAQLRSDKARLTAAVTVAAAALAGGLTALPAQAAPAEGTVVAAGSPTAVKDSYIVTLKQRAGLKSASAAGKSLIKEYGGTVDKTFGSALNGYTATLSAREARRLAADPAVAAVEQNQTVRLADTTQTSAPWGLDRTDQSALPLSGTYTYPDSAGSGVTAYVIDTGVRITHSQISGRASYGYDAVDGDTTAADGNGHGTHVATTIAGSTYGVAKKAKIVAVRVLDNGGSGTTAGVIAGVDWVTANHSGPSVANLSLGGGASAALDTAVRNSIASGVTYAVAAGNSNANASSYSPARVTEAITVGATTNTDARASYSNYGSVLDIFAPGSSITAGWYTSDTATNTISGTSMATPHVAGAAAIYLAGHTSATPAQVASALVSGSTPSVVTSPGSGSPNRLLKLVP; the protein is encoded by the coding sequence ATGGCACAACTGCGTAGCGACAAGGCCCGCTTGACCGCCGCCGTCACCGTCGCGGCGGCCGCCCTCGCCGGCGGGCTCACCGCGCTCCCCGCCCAGGCCGCCCCGGCCGAGGGCACGGTCGTCGCGGCCGGCTCCCCCACCGCCGTCAAGGACAGCTACATCGTCACCCTCAAGCAGCGGGCCGGCCTCAAGTCGGCCTCGGCCGCGGGCAAGAGCCTGATCAAGGAGTACGGCGGCACGGTCGACAAGACCTTCGGCTCCGCGCTCAACGGCTACACGGCGACCCTCTCCGCGCGGGAGGCCCGCAGACTCGCCGCCGACCCGGCCGTCGCCGCCGTCGAGCAGAACCAGACCGTCCGCCTGGCCGACACGACCCAGACCAGCGCCCCCTGGGGCCTGGACCGCACCGACCAGAGCGCGCTGCCGCTGTCCGGCACCTACACCTACCCCGACAGCGCGGGCAGCGGCGTCACGGCGTACGTCATCGACACCGGCGTCCGCATCACGCACTCCCAGATCAGCGGGCGCGCCTCGTACGGCTACGACGCGGTCGACGGCGACACCACCGCCGCCGACGGCAACGGCCACGGCACGCACGTCGCCACCACGATCGCGGGCTCGACCTACGGCGTCGCCAAGAAGGCGAAGATCGTCGCCGTGCGCGTGCTCGACAACGGCGGCAGCGGCACCACGGCGGGCGTCATCGCGGGCGTCGACTGGGTGACGGCGAACCACTCCGGGCCCTCGGTCGCCAACCTCTCGCTCGGCGGCGGCGCGTCCGCCGCGCTGGACACGGCGGTGCGCAACTCCATAGCGAGCGGGGTCACTTACGCCGTCGCGGCCGGGAACAGCAACGCCAACGCCTCCTCGTACTCCCCGGCCCGGGTCACCGAGGCGATCACCGTCGGCGCCACCACCAACACCGACGCCCGCGCCAGCTACTCCAACTACGGCTCGGTCCTCGACATCTTCGCCCCGGGCTCCTCGATCACGGCCGGCTGGTACACCAGCGACACGGCCACCAACACCATCTCCGGGACGTCCATGGCGACGCCGCACGTCGCGGGCGCGGCGGCAATCTACCTCGCGGGCCACACGTCGGCGACCCCGGCGCAGGTCGCCTCGGCGCTCGTGTCCGGCTCGACCCCGAGCGTCGTCACCAGCCCCGGCAGCGGCTCCCCCAACCGGCTGCTGAAGCTCGTCCCGTAA
- a CDS encoding SGNH/GDSL hydrolase family protein — MRRSRFAVFVSATLLAAGAALTGGAGPAQAATGGYVALGDSYSSGVGAGSYISSSGDCKRSTKAYPYLWNAAHAPSSFTFAACSGATTGDVLAGQLGGLNSSTGLVSISIGGNDAGFVDVMTTCVLGSDSTCVNRINTAKAFVDSTLPGRLDGVYDAISSRAPNAHVVVLGYPRFYKLGTTCVGLSEAKRSAINGAADHINTAIAKRAADHGFTFGDVRTTFAGHEICSGNSWLHSLELLSLSDSYHPTAAGQSGGYLPVLNAND, encoded by the coding sequence ATGAGACGTTCCCGATTTGCCGTATTCGTCAGTGCGACGCTCCTCGCCGCCGGCGCCGCCCTCACCGGGGGAGCCGGCCCCGCCCAGGCCGCCACCGGCGGTTACGTCGCCCTCGGCGACTCCTACTCCTCCGGGGTCGGCGCGGGCAGCTACATCAGCTCAAGTGGCGACTGCAAGCGCAGCACCAAGGCGTACCCGTACCTGTGGAACGCCGCCCACGCGCCGTCCTCGTTCACCTTCGCCGCCTGCTCGGGCGCCACCACCGGCGACGTCCTCGCCGGCCAGCTCGGCGGCCTCAACTCCTCGACCGGGCTGGTCTCCATCAGCATCGGAGGCAACGACGCGGGCTTCGTCGACGTCATGACGACCTGCGTCCTCGGCAGTGACAGCACCTGCGTCAACCGCATCAACACCGCCAAGGCGTTCGTCGACTCGACCCTCCCCGGCCGGCTCGACGGCGTCTACGACGCGATCAGCTCCCGGGCCCCCAACGCCCATGTGGTCGTGCTGGGTTACCCGCGCTTCTACAAGCTCGGCACCACCTGTGTCGGCCTCTCCGAGGCCAAGCGCAGCGCGATCAACGGCGCCGCCGACCACATCAACACCGCCATCGCCAAACGCGCCGCCGACCACGGCTTCACCTTCGGCGACGTCCGCACCACCTTCGCCGGACACGAGATCTGCTCCGGCAACTCCTGGCTGCACAGCCTCGAACTGCTCAGCCTCAGCGACTCGTACCACCCGACGGCGGCAGGGCAGTCGGGCGGGTATCTGCCGGTGCTCAACGCCAACGACTGA
- a CDS encoding serine/threonine-protein kinase, giving the protein MSEGPGGERLIAGRYRLLTPLGQGGMGTVWRARDEVLHREVAVKEVRAPAGLPANEVERMYARLEREAWAAARVANRNVVTVYDVAAQDGRPWIVMELVRGISLAELLDAEGPLAPARAAYVGAEVLSALRAAHDAGVLHRDVKPANVLLSNDDRVVLTDFGIATYEGSSAITMTGEVIGSPEFLAPERALGRTPGPESDLWSLGVLLYTAVEGQSPFRQDTPLSTLRAIVDEELPPPRRAGPLSPVIEGLLRKDPAERLPAGRAEQDLRIIAAGGTARTVPYTPTLAAAPPPPPPPYQQPSYRQQPATEPLVRDQPESAGGNRRATAVLVAGVLAIALAIGGLTYALLNNRDGGEAKGGQQTNSQSQGVSSPPASRSEEPSESPTPSPSASKSSSPPPQTVAVSVSGRGTEYSGPCPPEQSAAPAFTATFTVGRVPATVSYRWVSKDGKAVDSGWRTLEFAGGGSRSQQARVFLTTGRQSGTFENELWVEVRRPAKATSNSVPFSVTCEEETPSGEASPSPSATY; this is encoded by the coding sequence ATGTCAGAGGGACCCGGTGGAGAGCGGCTGATCGCGGGCCGCTACCGACTGCTCACCCCGCTCGGCCAGGGCGGCATGGGGACGGTGTGGCGCGCGCGGGACGAGGTCCTGCACCGCGAGGTCGCCGTCAAGGAGGTCCGGGCGCCCGCCGGTCTGCCGGCGAACGAGGTCGAGCGGATGTACGCGCGCCTGGAGCGCGAGGCGTGGGCGGCGGCGCGGGTGGCGAACCGCAACGTCGTGACGGTGTACGACGTCGCCGCGCAGGACGGCCGTCCGTGGATCGTGATGGAGCTGGTGCGCGGTATCTCGCTGGCCGAACTCCTGGACGCGGAGGGCCCGTTGGCGCCCGCGCGGGCCGCGTACGTCGGTGCCGAGGTGCTGTCGGCGCTACGGGCGGCGCACGACGCGGGGGTGCTGCACCGGGACGTGAAGCCGGCCAACGTGCTGCTGTCGAACGACGACCGGGTCGTCCTCACGGACTTCGGGATCGCGACGTACGAGGGCAGTTCGGCCATCACGATGACCGGCGAGGTGATCGGCTCGCCCGAATTCCTGGCCCCTGAGCGGGCGTTGGGGCGTACACCGGGTCCGGAGTCGGACCTGTGGTCGCTGGGCGTGCTGCTCTACACGGCGGTCGAGGGCCAGTCGCCGTTCCGCCAGGACACCCCGCTGAGCACGCTGCGGGCCATCGTGGACGAGGAGTTGCCGCCGCCGCGCCGGGCCGGTCCTCTCTCGCCGGTCATCGAGGGCCTGTTGCGCAAGGACCCCGCCGAACGGCTGCCCGCCGGCCGCGCGGAGCAGGACCTGAGGATCATCGCGGCGGGCGGCACGGCGCGGACGGTGCCGTACACGCCGACGCTCGCGGCGGCGCCGCCTCCGCCGCCCCCGCCGTACCAGCAGCCGTCCTACCGACAGCAGCCCGCCACCGAGCCGTTGGTGCGCGACCAGCCCGAGTCCGCCGGCGGGAACCGGCGGGCGACGGCCGTCCTGGTCGCGGGGGTGCTGGCCATCGCGCTGGCGATCGGAGGGCTGACGTACGCGCTGCTGAACAACCGCGACGGGGGCGAGGCCAAGGGCGGTCAGCAGACCAACAGCCAGTCGCAGGGCGTGAGTTCGCCGCCGGCGAGTCGCAGCGAGGAGCCCTCCGAGTCGCCTACTCCCTCGCCGAGCGCGTCGAAGTCGTCCTCGCCGCCGCCCCAGACGGTCGCGGTGAGCGTGTCGGGCCGGGGCACGGAGTACTCGGGGCCGTGTCCGCCGGAGCAGTCCGCGGCTCCCGCGTTCACCGCGACGTTCACGGTGGGCCGGGTGCCGGCGACGGTGTCGTACCGGTGGGTGTCGAAGGACGGCAAGGCCGTCGACTCCGGTTGGCGGACACTGGAGTTCGCCGGCGGGGGGAGCCGTTCGCAGCAGGCGCGGGTCTTTCTGACGACGGGCCGGCAGAGCGGGACGTTCGAGAACGAGCTGTGGGTGGAGGTGCGCCGGCCCGCGAAGGCGACGTCCAACTCGGTGCCGTTCTCGGTGACGTGCGAGGAGGAGACCCCGTCGGGCGAAGCCTCCCCCTCACCTTCCGCAACCTACTGA